GACCAAGCGACGAAGTTCAACGCCAAGCCGACCGGTCCCTCGCTGGACCACGTCATCGCGCGACAGCTCAGCCCGCAAGGCATTCCGTTGCTCTTGAACACCGCTGGTCAGAATGACGGCGCTTTCTCGGCGATCTCCTACTCCGCCGCCGAGACCCTCTTCAAGGGCCTCAACGCGTCGCAGGCCTTCAGCAGCCTCACGGGCATCTTCGAACCGGGGAAGCCGACGTCTCCGGACACCTACGCGGCGATGCGCGGCAAGAGCGTCCTCGACATCGTGAAGGATGATCTGCAGAGGCTCGAGCGGCTCGACATGAGCCGTGCCGACAAGCAGAAGCTCGCGGCCTGGAAGGAGCTCCTCGACGCGACAGGAAGCGTGGTGGCTTCATCGCAGTGCGACGCCTCCCTCGCCATGGCGCTCGGCGCGACGCAGGAGAACGTCGACCTGGCGAGCACGACCCCGAGCGTCGACGACCGGCTGACGCGGCGAATCTCGGATGGTCTGGACGGAGCGGACCTCCATTCGAACCTCGCCGTGCTCGCGGCGGCGTGCAACGCGAACCCTGTCATCTTCCTGAAGTACCCCGGGACCTTCCTGTTCAAGGGGCTCGGCCTGGAGTACGAGAGCGCCAGTATCTCGGGTCGCCTGGACAGCGCGAACATCACGGGGACCTGCGTCCCGGGGGTGCTCGACATGCTCCTCAAGATCGACGACTACTATGCGAGGAAGTTCGCCCACCTCGTCGGCCAGCTGAACCGTATCGACGAGGGGGACGGGACGCTCCTCGACAACTGCGCGGCGGTCTGGTTCCAGGACGTGTCGGACGGCTGCGCCCGCAACCTCAACAACATGCCGATCCTCCAGGCCGGCAGCGCCGGCGGCTATTTCAAGACCGGCTGGGCCGTGAACGTCGACGACGGCTCGCCCGATCTAACGACCGGCAACAGCGAGATCACGTGTGCCCCTGGCACGTCGGACCAGGTCGACGGGGTCTCCCAGGAAACGGGGACCGATCCGTCGCTCGCCAACGCGCCGATCAACAAGTACTTCTGCAACTTGATGAACGCCCTTGGCGTCAAGGCAGGCACGGATGGTTTCCCGGCAAAGGGCGGTTCGGAGCCGGTGACCCACTTCGGCAGGTACGACCGGACGGAAGACTTCATCGGTGGCGGGACCAATCCTTCCACCATCCACGATCCAGGCGAGTTCACCGCGCTCAGGGCGAACGCCTGAGCGGTCTCGTTCCCGAGCCTGTCGCGCGCTCGAGTGATGAGTGCGCCGCGTGGGCCCGGTGCTCCGGCGCTCCGCGCTCATGACACGTTCTCGTAGAGTCATGCGCGAAGATTCTGCCGCGCGAGCGGCCGCAAAAGCGATTGCGGGCGCCAACTCACCGAATCGGGGGCTTGCTGGTTGTGCCGCGTTGGAATCCTGCGCTAGGGGATCAGTTCTGTGCGGGTCGGGGATAGTGTCGTTATGCGAACGCTGCGGCAACTAGCGTACATCGGTACGGCGACATTTTTGACGTCATCAACTTTTCTCGCTGGTTGCACTGGCGAGATCGCGCCCGGTGAACCGGGGGTCTCCTCCAGCGGTGGGGAGACCTCTGGCGCCGGTACGGGGGGCGGACCGGAGGAGCCGGACCCCGGCGACCCGGATGTCTGCACCCCCGGCATATGGGCGACATCCCAGGTCCCGCGGCTCTTGAACCGGGAGTACGACGCGGTGGTGAGGGATCTGCTCGGCGTGACGAACCTGCCGAACGCCCCCACGGGCAACCCGTCCTCGCTCCTCGTGGCCGACTTCGAGGGCAGCATGACGGATATCGCCTGGAACTCCTACCTCGTGACTGCCGAGAGCATCGCCGCCGAGGTGATGGCCGGGGCGAACAAGTCCAAGTTCATTGCCTGCGATCCGGCCGCGGCCGGGTGCCTCGAGTCGACGATCCGCGCTTTCGGCCGCAAGGCTTTCCGCCGCCCTG
The nucleotide sequence above comes from Sorangium aterium. Encoded proteins:
- a CDS encoding DUF1552 domain-containing protein; its protein translation is MNRRIFLRGLGGACVAAPFLGSLTDRTVMAQPVTPPKRLIVMYTHYGCITTRWFPRKSHGPLTAADLQSTTLKHLAPYVDKLLMPRGIRAMNEWTVGLERGQGNDRHLQVNGSYFTCHPVTPNSDDPFSFDQATKFNAKPTGPSLDHVIARQLSPQGIPLLLNTAGQNDGAFSAISYSAAETLFKGLNASQAFSSLTGIFEPGKPTSPDTYAAMRGKSVLDIVKDDLQRLERLDMSRADKQKLAAWKELLDATGSVVASSQCDASLAMALGATQENVDLASTTPSVDDRLTRRISDGLDGADLHSNLAVLAAACNANPVIFLKYPGTFLFKGLGLEYESASISGRLDSANITGTCVPGVLDMLLKIDDYYARKFAHLVGQLNRIDEGDGTLLDNCAAVWFQDVSDGCARNLNNMPILQAGSAGGYFKTGWAVNVDDGSPDLTTGNSEITCAPGTSDQVDGVSQETGTDPSLANAPINKYFCNLMNALGVKAGTDGFPAKGGSEPVTHFGRYDRTEDFIGGGTNPSTIHDPGEFTALRANA